From the Gemmatimonadales bacterium genome, the window GTCCTCCTACGCGCCCGAGCGCGGCGATCCCCGCTGCGCCACGGTGATGGCGCTGCTGCGCGAGCTGTTCGAGCGCCACGCACGCGGCGGCTGCATCGTGATGCCTTACCAGACACTGGTGTATTTCGCGCAGCCGCCCCGCGCCTGAGGCGCCGGCGCGAGGGCTGCGCGCCGCACTCACCAGACGCGCACGCGCTCCGCGGGCGCGAGGTACAGCTTCGCGCCCGGCTTGACGTCGAAGGCCGCGTACCAGGCGTCGAGATTGCGCACCGTGTCGGCGCGGTACTCGGCGGGCGCGTGTCCGTCGGTGACCAGTCGCTGGCGCAGCGCCGCCTCGCGGATCTTCTGGCGCCAGTACTGCGCGTAGCTGATGAAGAAGAGCTGCTCGGCGCTGAAGCCTGCGGCGCCGGCGGCCGGCTTGCCGCCGAGCGTGAGCCGCCAGGCATCGTAGGCGTCGCCGAGCCCGGCCACGTCCGCGATGTTCTCACTGAGGGTCTGCTCGCCCTTCACGGCGACATCCGGGAATGGGCGATAGCGATCGAACTGCACGGCGAGGCGCCTGCCGGCGGCGGCGAAGTGCGCGAAGTCCTCCGGCGTCCACCAGTTGCGCAAGCGCCCGTCGGCATCGAACAGCGCCCCCTGGTCGTCGAAGCTGTGACTGATCTCGTGGCCGATCACGGCGCCGATCGCGCCGTAGTCGAGCACCGGATCGCGCTCGGGGTCGAAGTTGGGCGGCTGCAGGATGGCCGCCGGGAAGTTGATGGCGTTCATCGCCGGCAGGTTGACCGCGTTCACGGTCTGCGGCGTCATCACCCACTCGGAGCGGTCCACGGGCCGGTGCAGCTTCTCGAGCGCCTGCGCGTCCTCGAAGCGCCCGACCCGGTCGGCGTTCTCGTACGCCCGGCCCGCCACGACGTCGAGCCCGCCGTAGCTCGGCCACCGGTCGGGGTAGCCCACGCTCACCCGGAGCGTGGCGAGCTTCGCCTGCGCCGCGGCCCTGGTCGCGGGCGCCATCCACGCGAGCCGGGCGATCCGCTGGTGGAAGGCCGCGACGATGTTGGCAACCATCGCCTGGGCCTGCCGCTTCGCGCCGGGCGGGAAGTAGCGCTGCGCGTACAGTCGCCCCACGGCGAAGCCGAGCGCGCCGCTCGTCGCTTGGACCGCGCGCCTGGTGCGCGGCTCCTGCTCGGGTGTACCCGAGAGCGTCCGGCCGAAGAACGCGAACGCCTCGTGGTCGAACGCCGGCGGGAGGACTGCGGCGTGGTGCTCGATCGCGTGATAGGCGAGCAGCGCCTTCCAGGCCGACAGCGGCTCGCTCGCGGTCAGGGCGGAGAGCGCCGTGATCGCGCCCGGCTGCCAGGCCACGAAGGTCGCGACGTCGCCGAGGCCGGCCGCGTCGAGGAAGGCGTCCCAGGCGAGCCCCGGCGCCCGGCCCGGCAAGTCCGCCCGCGACCAGTGGTTGTTCCCCTTCAGGACGTCGTAGCTGTCCTCGCGGCTCTCCTGCACCCGCGCGATCCTGGTCTCGAGATCCAGGATCGTATCGGCCAGCCCCGCGGTGTCGGCGAAGGCCGCCAGCGCGAGCATGCGCACCACGTGCGCACGGTACTCCGCACGGATGCCGGCCATCGCCGCGGACGTGTCCACGTAGTAGCTGCGGTCCGGCATCTCGAGGCCGCCCTGAAGGAGATACGCGGAGTACTTCGTCGGCGCGTCGAAATCCTGGGCGACCCAGAGGCCGAAGAGGTTGTCGGTGTCGATCTGGCCGGTATTGATCGGGTCCACGTCCGCCCGGAGCGTCGCGCCGAGGTACCGGGCGAGCGCCGTGGGGTCGCCGATCGCCGCGATCCGGTCCAGCTCGAGCTTCAGCGGCTCGAGGCCGCGGGCTTCGATGGCGGTAGTGTCCAGGAAGCTGCGGTAGAAGTCCCCGATCTTCCGGAGATCCGATCCCGCCGGCGCGTCGGCCGCCGCGGCGTCCTGCACGATCGTCGTCAGCCGTCGCTCGGCGCGCTCGTCGGCGATGTTGAAGGCACCGTACGCGCTGCGGTCGGCGGGGATGACCGTCCGGCGCAGCCACGTGCCGTTGGCGTAGAGGTAGAAGTCGTCGCCGGGGCGCACCGAGCGGCCCATGCCCGCCGTGTCGAGCCCGGGCACGCCGCGCTGCGCGCGAAGCGGGACGAGTGGAGCGACCGCCAGCGCGAGCGCCAGCAGCCAGCGGACGACGTGAGGCCGTGGGCGGATCATCGACATCTCCGTATGCGTTCCGGGGCGGATCGAGCAGCACCCCCCCGCGCGAAAGATGGGAGGCCGCGCGCGAGCGCGCGAGAGCAGGCCTGGCCGCCGCTGCAAGGCTAGCGCAGGAACTCCCGCAACAGCGAGTCGCGCTGCAGCCAGGCGAGTAGTACGCGGTTCTGCCCGATGGGGTCCGTATCCATCGTCCAGAACGCCGCCGGCATCGGCGTCGTGATGGTCGCGACGCCCGACACCGCGGGCTCGCCGCCGACGTGGTCGGCATGGTCCACCATCACGACGAGCGCCGTGTCGCCGCCGGGGCGGTGCAGCGCGCGACCCAGCACCCAGAGGGAGTCGTTGGTGTACGCGGCCGCGTACCAATGCCCGCCGAAGGGAATGGCCTCCGAGTTGTGACGCGTGCGGCGGCCGGCCTCCTCGGCGGCACGCTGTTCCCGCGCCGTGGTAGCGGAGTCCACGGGCGGCTGCAGCGTGTCCACCTGGCCGCGCGTGAGCAGGAGGAGCAGGTGCGAGTGCTGCACGCTGTTGCCCGAGCCCGTCGAGAGGTAATCCAGGTCATACCGCATGCGCCGCGACAGGTCGCCGGCGTTGGACCCCTCGCTCTGTGCCACGCCTCTCGCGGCGCCCAGGAGCAGGACCGGCAGGAGGACGGCAAGAAGGCGGGCGGAAGAAGCCCAGGCCAGGGGGATCGCGCGCGTGACGTCCTTGCAGGTCATGAACAACTCCTGTTCCTAGGTCGGTATCTGCTGCGTGCTCTGCTCGTCGCGGTCCATGAAGGCAGCAACCGATGGCGAATGTGCCCGGCGCAGACGAACAGCACAAGCGCGCCAACGACGACCACCGCGGTATCCCTGGCCGCCTGGCGGCACGATCAGAGCACGGCGACCGCCGCTCAGCGACACGCTCGTCCCGTCATCCGTGCCGATTCCTGGCCGATCATCCCTGGCCGGCGGCGGGAGCGGACAGGCCGCTGGCGATCCGCCTGCCAGGCACACCTACGATGCACGCCGAGACCCGAACGCGTCAGGGCGCATCGGACTGCGCCACGACGAAGCGGCGGACCCGTATCCGACGCCTTCGCTCGCCTATCCCGCGACCCAGTTGAGTCCTTGCGGTGGCGGTGACGCTGGCGGCCCCGCAGGCCGCACGATACGTTGGCGCATCTTCACGTCGGCGGTGAAGCGATGGACGCTTCCGACTCGCTTCGCCTGGCGCTCGCGGACCGCTACACGATCGAGCGCGAACTCGGGCAGGGTGGCATGGCCACCGTCTACCTCGCCGAGGACCTCAAGCACCACCGTCCCGTCGCCCTCAAGGTCCTCAAGCCCGAACTCTCGGCCGCCTTGGGTCCGGAGCGGTTTCTGAGGGAGATCGAGCTCAGCGCGCGGCTCACGCACCCCCACATTCTGCCGCTCCACGATTCGGGCACCGCGAACGGGATCCTCTACTACGTGATGCCTTACGTGGAAGGCGAGTCCCTCCGCGACCGCCTGACCCGAGAGAAGCAGCTGCCGCTCGACGACGCGCTGCAGATCGCTCGGGAGGTGGCGGACGGGCTCTCGTACGCCCACGCTCACGGGGTGGTGCACCGCGACATCAAGCCGGAGAACATCCTGCTGGAGTCGGGGCACGCGGTGGTCGCCGACTTCGGAATAGCGCGCGCGATCGACGCGGCGGGGGGCACGCGGCTGACGGAGACGGGGGTCGCGCTGGGGACGCCGGCCTACATGAGTCCCGAGCAGGCGGCGGGGAGCAAGGACCTGGACGGGCGAAGCGATCTCTACGCCTTGGGCTGCGTGCTGTACGAGATGCTGGCCGGGGAGCCACCGTTCACCGGGTCGACGGCCGAGAGCGTGGTGCGGCAGCATCTGGCGGTCGAGCCGCCGAACGTCACCAGGGTCCGGCCCGCCGTGCCGGCGGCCGTGGCGGCTGCGCTGCAGCGGGCGCTGGCCAAGACGCCGGCCGATCGGTTCAATCCGGTGGCGCTGTTCGCGGAGGCGCTCGGCACCCGCGTGTCGGCAGGAGTCCCAGCCCCGCCCGCGCCGTCCGCGACCGTGTCCGTCCGGCGGCGACGCCGTGTCCCCCTGGCGGCGGGGATCGCCGCTGCGGTTGTCGCGCTTGCGGCGGTAGGCCTGATCCTGTGGCACGCGCGAGGCGGCGGGGCCAAGACCGTGGATGTCCGCGAACCGATCCTCGTGCTCCCGTTCGATACCCGCGTGACGTCACCGGGCCTCAAGGATGTCGGCCAGCTGGCCGCAGACCGGATCGAGTCGGCGATTGAGGAGGCCGCGCTGGGCGCGGTCAAGCCTCGGCGCGCGGCGCTCGGCGCAACCGGGGAGGGCGGTGCTACACCGGAGATGCTGAGCCGAATCGCCAGGTCCAGCGGCGCGGCGACCCTCGTGACAGGGGTGATCTATCAACGCGGCGACACCGTGGAGGTGCAGTCTCAGGTGCTGCGCGCCCGCGACCTCAAGACCGTCTTTAGCCTCCGCGCTGCACAGGGCCTGGCGGGGAACGCTGGTCGGGTGGTGGACGAAGCGAAGGAGAGGATTCTCGGAGCGGTGGGCTACTACGTGTCGCCGGAATCAAGAGGCATGGACCCATCGCTCTACACACCACCAAGTACTCTCGCGCTGTTCAGGCTGTGGACCCGAGCCAACCAGCTGTTCAATCAGGGGAAGTTCGTCGAGGCGATCCCCGTCCAACAGGAGATACTCCGGCGCGACTCCACGCAGTTCTACGTCGCCGAGCAGTTAGCGGGCGCGCTCTTCAACTTGGGTCGCTCGCATGAGTCCGATTCCATCCTGCGAGTGATGGAGACGCGCCGCGGGCGTCTGACGCGCGGCGAGACGCTTGTCCTGGACATTTCCCAATCACTGCGCGCGTCGCCCGAGGATGAGTGGCGAGCTGCGACGGCGGCGTTCCAGGTTGACTCGCAGGCCTTTGCCTACCTGGCGCTCTATGCAGCCGTACGGACCAACCACCTCTCGCAGGCCACGAGATTCTACCACCTCCGGGACACCTCGAGTTCTTGGGGCCGCGATTGGCAGGCGTGGTACTCCGTCGAGGCCGCCGCGTTGCACGGGCTGGGCCGGTACGACCAGGAGCTGGCGCTGGCGCGCGAAGCGAGAACGCGGGATCCCGGCAACTCTGACCATGCCTTCACCGAGGCCCGCGCCCTCCTTGCGCTCGGGAGAATGGCGGAACTAGAGCAGGTATTGACGGCGAGCCGGGCGCTCCCCGACTACCGGGCGCCTGGAACCCTGATGCACCTTGTTGCCGCCGAGCTGCTCGAGCACCGGACGAAGGCCGAGTACCAGCGCATGTTCGAGCGGGCGTTGGCATGGAACCAGGCCCTCCCGGCGGATCGCCGGCAGGACCGGCAAGTTCGGCAAGAGATGGCGGTGGAGAACTACTATCTGGGGCGATACGCGGAGGCCGCTCGGCTTTTCGCGGACTTGGGCCGTGAGTTTCCCGACGAGCCGTTGTACGTGAACTCCGCAGCGCGCATTGCTGCCAGTCAGGGGGACACAGCCGCCGCTCTGCGACGCATCGAGGAGCTGCGGGCGGACACGCTGCGGAACAACGGCCTGGAGGTGTCCCGCATCTTCGCGCTGCTCGGCCGCAAGGTCGAAGCGGTGGCGGCCTTGCGCGACTACCTGAACCGCGGCGGCCGGTACGACCTCGGCTGGCACGCGACCGATCTCGAACTGATCGCGCTGCGTGACTATCCGCCGTTCGTCGCGCTGGTTGCGCTCAAAGAGTGAGCGGCGTGGACGGTATGCCCGCAGGTCTTCGGGCGGCCCTCGCCGATCGCTACACGATCGAGCGCGAACTTCGTTAGGCCGCTTCCGGCCAAGGAGCTCCGTGATACACGCTACCACGCTGGTCTGGCGGCTCAGTCCACTCGTGCTGGCGGTCGTGCCTGTCATGGCCTGCCACCGAGAGGCACCCGCCGGTTCCGAGGCTCATCCCGGCGTAGCGAGCCAGGACTCCACCCTCGGCGCACCCGCGCCCGATTCGGCCGCGCAATCGGCAGCGCGCTTCGTTCAAGCCTTCTATGAGTGGTACAAGCGGACGGGTGACCGCTATGAAGTCGCAGTGCGAGACAGTTCCGGGTTCTTCGACGCGGTGCTCCTCGGCGCGATGCGGCTCGACTTGGCCGCGCAGGCCGGCAGCCCCGATGCGGTGTCCGGCCTGGACTGGGACCCGTTTCTCGCCGCGCAGGATCCGTGCGACCCCTATCAGGTCACCGGGACGACCCGGCGCGGGGATACCATTCTGGTCGCCGTGAACGGCATGTGCACGGACCGGCAGCCGCAATCGCGACCGGACGTGGTCGCGGAGGTCCGGCGTGTCGGCAGCCGCTGGGTTTTCGTCGATTTCCGCCATGTCGAGGACCGGGGCAGCTTGCTCCAGGACCTCAAGGCATTGCGGGAAACGCGGGGGGCTGACACGGCGCATGGCGGCCGCTGAGATCGGAAGCGGCCCAACCGGCGCCTGCAGCGGCGGAACGCCGCCTAACGCCCGTCACTGGTGCAGTAGGAAGAGCATCGCAGCGCCCAGCCGAGTGGGCGGCCAGCCCGCCGCTGAGGCGCGAGTCGTCAGGCATCAGCGCATCTGCAGGAGGTAGACGCGTGCTCCGAGCACCCGAGGCGCCGAATGCCCTGCTCGCCGCCTGGAACACGAACGGCCGCGTCACGGCGTTCCTGATCGAGCGCCTCCCGGCGGCGCTCTGGCGCGCGACGATACCCGGCATCCCAACACGGACAGTCCGGAGTGTCGCCGCGCACCTCCACAATGCACGATGTAGCTGGGTAAAGACCTTGGGCGCCGAGCACGGGATCGCTGCCCCGACGCGCGTGGACCACCGATCCGTCACGCCGCGGCAACTCGTGTCGGCCCTGAAGCGGAGCAGTCGGGGCATCGCGGCCCTCCTGGAGCTAGGCTGCCGTCGCGGCGGGCAGGTGCCGTCATCGAGGGCGTACGTGTGGCGCAACCTCGCGCTGGACGTCGAACACGTCCTGACGTACTTCGTCGCCCACGAGGCGCATCATCGAGGTCAGATCGTGATGGTGGCCCGCCAACTCGGGTACCGACTGCCGCCGAGCGTGATGGCGGGGCTGTGGCAGTGGCGGAATCCGTCGGCGCGAAGCGACCGCATCGCCAAGCGCTGATGTCGAACCGGCTGCTGCAGCGGCGGGCACGGCCGCGTGAAGCCGCCGTGACGCTCGGGGTGTAGGCTGATTGGTGATGGCTGGCGGGTCCCGCGGCCGGCCCGCACGCTGAGGCGCATTCGTCAGGCAGCCCGGAGCGGCATGACGAACGAGCTCAATCCGTTGGATTCCGAGCGTCTCGCGCGCGAGGCGGCCGAATCACGCCCGATGAGGGTGGGTCGTCTCGCGCTGAGGCCAGTGCTCGGCGGCGCGGTGTTGATGCTCGCGTATGTCGGCAGCGCGCTCTCCGGAACGGCTTCAATCGCGGGCCTATCTTGGCACAGCGGGGCGGCGTTGCTTGTTGCAGCCGCAGGTTACGTCGGAATCGCTACACTCGGTCTGCGGGTGCTGGGCAGGGGATTGACCGGTTCCGGCACCTCCGGCGCGGCAAGCGGAGTGGCGGCCGCCACCATCCTGCTTGCCATGCATGCTTGGCCCCAGATGGCAGCTGCCAGGATCGTCGTGCAGAGCGGTGTCGTCGGCGGCGTCGCTCTCTGGGCCGCCTGCCGTGGGCTAGCGCACCATGACGCGTGACGCCGCACCTCGCCGCTGAGGCGCGAGTCGCCAGGCAGCAACCGGAGGGCGTGGCCGCAGCCGGGCGGGCACGGCCGCGAGACCCTTGCCTAACGCTCCCAGGTTAGGCTGGTTGGAGATGGATGGTGGGGCCCGCGGGCCGGCCCGCCGCCGAGGCGCGAGTCGTTGGGCTGCGTGGAGGGCACCATGTCCACTCTTCGCAAGAGCGCGATTGGGCTGCTCGGGTTGGCATCGTTGCTGGGCGGCAGCCAGCGTGCCAGCGGGCTCCGCACTCCCCACCAGAAGGCCGCCCAACCGGGCCGAGCTCAGGTGGCGGCAGCCTGGCCGTCGCTTCCAAGCACCGGATACCTGAGCGGCCGGGTGGCAACGGCAGCTGATGTCCGGAGCGGCAACGCGGTCTTTGCGGCGTGCGTTGGAGTCGTCGGCCAACCACTGCACATCGCCATTCCGCAGTATGGCCTGTGGCATGATCCACTCACCGACAGCGTCGAACGGGTCCTGGTTGTGGAGGCGGAGTGGTTCGAGGGCGATAGCATGTTCGGCCTTCGACAGATCCCGAGCGGGAAGGCTGCGATGGCCGCGATTGCCAATCTCACGCTGCTCGGGCAGACGCCTCCTGCGGTGGCCGGAAGCACGTCGCTGCAATAGGGCTCGGCGCTCGAAGGGCCACGCTTGTGTGCGGCAGACCGATGGGCGCTCCGCGCTCGTGCCCTCCTTCTCTTCTTGGAGGTAGTCATGGTTGGCCTGGTTGCGCTGTGGATGCCGGTCATCGTATCGGCGGTGTTCGTGTTCATCGCGCTGGCGATCATTCATTCGCTGCTGGGCTGGCACAAGGGCGACATGACCAACGTCCCCGGCGAGGCGAAGCTCATGGATACGCTGCGCGACCTGAACGTGCAGCCGGGGGACTATCGCTTCCCCTACTCCAACAGCGTGGATGAGATGAAGACGCCGGAGTTCGCCGAGAAGATGAAGCAGGGTCCGGTGGGCATCATGTCGGTCCTGCCGAGCGGCGACATCAACATGGGCAAGCTGCTCGGCCAGTGGTTCGTCTACTCGCTCTTCATCGCCGTGCTCGCCGCATATGTCACGGGCCGCACGCGCGGACCGGGTGCGCCGTACCTCGAAGTGTTCCGCGTGAGTGGTGCCGTCACCTTCTGCTGCTACGCCGTTGCGCACTGGCAGAACTGGATCTGGTGGGGCAAGAGCACGCGATTCACGATCACGCACTCGCTCGACGGCATCATCTACGCCCTGATCACCGGCGCGACGTTCGGCTGGCTGTGGCCGCACTAACAGCGGTTGGTCCAAACCGTTGCAGAAGGAACATTCCTCTCACCACCACCGG encodes:
- a CDS encoding DinB family protein; this translates as MLRAPEAPNALLAAWNTNGRVTAFLIERLPAALWRATIPGIPTRTVRSVAAHLHNARCSWVKTLGAEHGIAAPTRVDHRSVTPRQLVSALKRSSRGIAALLELGCRRGGQVPSSRAYVWRNLALDVEHVLTYFVAHEAHHRGQIVMVARQLGYRLPPSVMAGLWQWRNPSARSDRIAKR
- a CDS encoding protein kinase; its protein translation is MDASDSLRLALADRYTIERELGQGGMATVYLAEDLKHHRPVALKVLKPELSAALGPERFLREIELSARLTHPHILPLHDSGTANGILYYVMPYVEGESLRDRLTREKQLPLDDALQIAREVADGLSYAHAHGVVHRDIKPENILLESGHAVVADFGIARAIDAAGGTRLTETGVALGTPAYMSPEQAAGSKDLDGRSDLYALGCVLYEMLAGEPPFTGSTAESVVRQHLAVEPPNVTRVRPAVPAAVAAALQRALAKTPADRFNPVALFAEALGTRVSAGVPAPPAPSATVSVRRRRRVPLAAGIAAAVVALAAVGLILWHARGGGAKTVDVREPILVLPFDTRVTSPGLKDVGQLAADRIESAIEEAALGAVKPRRAALGATGEGGATPEMLSRIARSSGAATLVTGVIYQRGDTVEVQSQVLRARDLKTVFSLRAAQGLAGNAGRVVDEAKERILGAVGYYVSPESRGMDPSLYTPPSTLALFRLWTRANQLFNQGKFVEAIPVQQEILRRDSTQFYVAEQLAGALFNLGRSHESDSILRVMETRRGRLTRGETLVLDISQSLRASPEDEWRAATAAFQVDSQAFAYLALYAAVRTNHLSQATRFYHLRDTSSSWGRDWQAWYSVEAAALHGLGRYDQELALAREARTRDPGNSDHAFTEARALLALGRMAELEQVLTASRALPDYRAPGTLMHLVAAELLEHRTKAEYQRMFERALAWNQALPADRRQDRQVRQEMAVENYYLGRYAEAARLFADLGREFPDEPLYVNSAARIAASQGDTAAALRRIEELRADTLRNNGLEVSRIFALLGRKVEAVAALRDYLNRGGRYDLGWHATDLELIALRDYPPFVALVALKE
- a CDS encoding M13 family metallopeptidase, with the protein product MIRPRPHVVRWLLALALAVAPLVPLRAQRGVPGLDTAGMGRSVRPGDDFYLYANGTWLRRTVIPADRSAYGAFNIADERAERRLTTIVQDAAAADAPAGSDLRKIGDFYRSFLDTTAIEARGLEPLKLELDRIAAIGDPTALARYLGATLRADVDPINTGQIDTDNLFGLWVAQDFDAPTKYSAYLLQGGLEMPDRSYYVDTSAAMAGIRAEYRAHVVRMLALAAFADTAGLADTILDLETRIARVQESREDSYDVLKGNNHWSRADLPGRAPGLAWDAFLDAAGLGDVATFVAWQPGAITALSALTASEPLSAWKALLAYHAIEHHAAVLPPAFDHEAFAFFGRTLSGTPEQEPRTRRAVQATSGALGFAVGRLYAQRYFPPGAKRQAQAMVANIVAAFHQRIARLAWMAPATRAAAQAKLATLRVSVGYPDRWPSYGGLDVVAGRAYENADRVGRFEDAQALEKLHRPVDRSEWVMTPQTVNAVNLPAMNAINFPAAILQPPNFDPERDPVLDYGAIGAVIGHEISHSFDDQGALFDADGRLRNWWTPEDFAHFAAAGRRLAVQFDRYRPFPDVAVKGEQTLSENIADVAGLGDAYDAWRLTLGGKPAAGAAGFSAEQLFFISYAQYWRQKIREAALRQRLVTDGHAPAEYRADTVRNLDAWYAAFDVKPGAKLYLAPAERVRVW